A region of the Amycolatopsis sp. cg13 genome:
CCTGATGGCCGGGCTGGCTTCGCGGGGGCTCACTCTGATCGTGGTGACCCACGAGATGGGCTTCGCGCGGAGTGTGGCGGATGAGGTCGCGTTCATGGACGCGGGCCGGATCGTGGAGCAGGGGACGCCGGAGCAGGTGTTCGAGGCACCGGCTAGTCCTCGGTTGCAGCAGTTCTTGTCGCAGGTGCTGTAAGGGGTTGGCCGTTCTCGCAGAGGATGAACCGCTCGCCGGCCCGCGCGGCTTCGAAGGCAACTCGGAGCCGCCGGGCCAGTGACGGTGCGACTCGCTGAGTTGCCTCGTCGATCGGCAGCAGATGGACGGCCAGGATCTCCGGATCGGTGAGGGGCAGGCGGCCGGTTTCCTCGGCGGAGATGCGCCCGCCGTCGAAGATGAACGCGAGTCCTTCCGGCATCCGGCCGTCGTCCGGCGCGTAGTCGATGACCAGCAGCGGGCCGAGCGGGCGATCGAGCCCGATTTCCTCGGCCTGCTCCCTCCGTGCCGTGCGCCACGGCGGCTCGCCCGCGTCGCACACCCCGCCGGGTATGTCCCAACTGTCCTTATAGGACGGCTCGACAAGCAGGACGCGTCCGGTTTCGTCGCGGAGCAGGATGCCTGCCGACATCCGCTTCCGCGGCAGCGAGCGCACGTACTCGTCGAACGGCAGCAGCTCCACGGGTCCGCAGGATACCGGCGTCGCGGAGGTCCCGTGCGGGATCGTGCACCCCAATCCCCTTCGGACGAACAGGTACCGTGAACCTCATGGGGACGATCTCGCAGCTCACGTATTACCCGGTCAAAGGCTGCGCCGGCACGACAGTCCAGTCCGCCGACGTCACCCCAGCCGGTCTCGCGCACGACCGCGAGTTCATCGTCACCGCCCCCGACGGCGAGTTCCGCAGCCAGCGCCGCTCCCCGATCATGGCCGCCATCCGACCCCGCGTCCTGGACGATGGCACCCGCCTCACCCTGTCCGCGCCGGGGATCGAAGACCTGACCATCGAGGTCCAAAAGGACGGCCAACGACACCCCGCAGCCACCTTCAACTGGACCGGCGAGGGCGTCCACCAGGGTGCCGATGCCGCAGAGTGGTTCTCCACCGTCGTCGGCCAGCCGTCCGTGCTCCTCGGCGTCACACCCGAACACGACCGAGTGACGAGCGGCGAAACTCCCGGAACCGCGAGGTTCGCCGACGGGCACGCGATCCTCGTGATCTCCGAGTCCTCTTTGGACCACCTGAACGAACGAATCGCCGAGCGCGGCGCCGAACCCGTGCCGATGGACCGCTTCCGGCCGAACCTCGTGATCCGCGGCTGGGTGGAACCGCACGCCGAGGACTCGGTCCGGCGGATGGAAGCCGGCGGGGCCGAGTTCGCCTACGCGAAGCTGTGCGTCCGGTGCTCGGTGCCGATGGTCGACCAGGAAACCGGCAAGCGCTCCGGCCCAGAGCCGATTCGCTCGCTCGCCGCGTACCACCGCGATCCGGACGGCGGCGTCCTCTTCGGCATGAAGGCGGCGGTGACCCGGCCCGGTCAGCTGGCGGTCGGCGACGCGGTGATGGTGCATTCCTCGGCCGGCCCGATCCGCAACACCGAGGCCGCCGAGCCGCCGTTGACCGCGACGGCCAGCTTGCCCGCCGAGTCGGCGTAGACGAGGTTCGCGCCGCGGGGCACGTCGGCGAAGGTCCGGCCGATCGCGGCGGACACCGCGACGTGCTCGCTGTGCACCGTCACCTCACCGGTCAACCCGGTTAGGTCGAGGTCAGCGGGGGTGGCGGCGAGCTGGACGTTGCCGAAGTGGTCGACGGTCAGCACGTCCGAGACCAGCTTGCCCGGGAACGCGGCGACCATCGGTTCCGGCAGTCGGACCAGGTCGCGGATAGCGGGCCCGAAGGAACCAGGGTGCGCGCCGAGAGCGAGCTTCGCGGCAACTGGGGCGAAGATGTCTCGGCCGTGAAAGGTCGCGGACGTCGGCGTGCGCACATCGATCACGTACGCCGCGTACACGGCGCCTAGCGCCTCTGCGGCGGGTAGCAGCAGACCGTTGTCCGGGCCGACCAAGATGCCGTGCGTCGCGACCACCACGATGCCGCGACGCTCTGTACCGACGCCTGGGTCGACGACAGCGAGGTGCACGGCCTTAGGCAGCGACGGCACGGTCTGCGCGAGCACTGCCGCGCCTGAGCGTACCTGCTGCGGCGGTACGAGGTGAGTCACGTCGAGAACGCGTACGTCGGGCGCGATGCCGGCGATGACCCCGTGGCAGGCGGCCACGAAGCCGTCGTGCAGCCCGTAGTCGGAAGTGAACGAGATCCAGCGGTAGGCCATGACCTGCATCATCCTCGTAGTGCCGGCCGTCGGGTTAGGGTGCAGCAGTGACGACGCTCGCCGATTACCCGAAGATCGCCGCTGGAAAAGTCCGGGACCTGTACGCGGTGGGAGACGACCACCTGCTGCTGGTCACCTCGGACCGCATCTCCGCCTACGACTTCATCCTGGACACGCCTATCCCCGACAAGGGCCGCGTGCTCACGGCGATGAGCGTGTTCTGGTTCGAGCAGCTGTCGGACCTGGTCCCGAACCACCTTGTCGCGTACGACGACCCGCGCATCCCTGCCGAGGTGCGCGGACGCGCGCTGCTCGTACGCCGTCTCGACATGCTTCCGGTCGAAGCTGTCGCGCGCGGGTACCTCACGGGCTCCGGCTACTCGGACTACCAGCGTACGGGCGCAGTGTGCGGCGTAGAGCTGCCTAAGGGCCTCGTGGAGGCTTCGAAGCTGCCGTCGCCGATCTTCACGCCCGCGACGAAGGCGGCGTTCGGCGAGCACGACGAGAACGTTTCGTTCGACGCAGTGGTCGCGACTATCGG
Encoded here:
- a CDS encoding NUDIX domain-containing protein; this encodes MELLPFDEYVRSLPRKRMSAGILLRDETGRVLLVEPSYKDSWDIPGGVCDAGEPPWRTARREQAEEIGLDRPLGPLLVIDYAPDDGRMPEGLAFIFDGGRISAEETGRLPLTDPEILAVHLLPIDEATQRVAPSLARRLRVAFEAARAGERFILCENGQPLTAPATRTAATED
- a CDS encoding MOSC domain-containing protein; amino-acid sequence: MGTISQLTYYPVKGCAGTTVQSADVTPAGLAHDREFIVTAPDGEFRSQRRSPIMAAIRPRVLDDGTRLTLSAPGIEDLTIEVQKDGQRHPAATFNWTGEGVHQGADAAEWFSTVVGQPSVLLGVTPEHDRVTSGETPGTARFADGHAILVISESSLDHLNERIAERGAEPVPMDRFRPNLVIRGWVEPHAEDSVRRMEAGGAEFAYAKLCVRCSVPMVDQETGKRSGPEPIRSLAAYHRDPDGGVLFGMKAAVTRPGQLAVGDAVMVHSSAGPIRNTEAAEPPLTATASLPAESA
- a CDS encoding S-adenosyl-l-methionine hydroxide adenosyltransferase family protein; amino-acid sequence: MAYRWISFTSDYGLHDGFVAACHGVIAGIAPDVRVLDVTHLVPPQQVRSGAAVLAQTVPSLPKAVHLAVVDPGVGTERRGIVVVATHGILVGPDNGLLLPAAEALGAVYAAYVIDVRTPTSATFHGRDIFAPVAAKLALGAHPGSFGPAIRDLVRLPEPMVAAFPGKLVSDVLTVDHFGNVQLAATPADLDLTGLTGEVTVHSEHVAVSAAIGRTFADVPRGANLVYADSAGKLAVAVNGGSAASVLRIGPAEECTITASPTAS
- a CDS encoding phosphoribosylaminoimidazolesuccinocarboxamide synthase, with the protein product MTTLADYPKIAAGKVRDLYAVGDDHLLLVTSDRISAYDFILDTPIPDKGRVLTAMSVFWFEQLSDLVPNHLVAYDDPRIPAEVRGRALLVRRLDMLPVEAVARGYLTGSGYSDYQRTGAVCGVELPKGLVEASKLPSPIFTPATKAAFGEHDENVSFDAVVATIGAKRAEELREATLAVYRRGAEVAAKRGILLADTKFEFGVDETGALVLADEVLTPDSSRYWPAEGYEPGRVQPSFDKQYVRNWLTGPESGWDRASNVQPPPLPGEVVEATRGRYVEAYERMTGLSLEEWL